In Ipomoea triloba cultivar NCNSP0323 chromosome 7, ASM357664v1, a single genomic region encodes these proteins:
- the LOC116025826 gene encoding transcription repressor OFP1-like — translation MGNHRFRLSDMIPNAWFYKLRDMSRKTRTSKTQNQTSSKPGFRNPNVSQPRQSYYYTRDSVAKGYKLYNSPANTKSSGNSHFLDPPRRSSRRRSRRKTVYRPSPAPAAPASVCTCGGGRDGWSPLAEFDDLLQSPTSEFDSDAGEVPKSFNGLASWSSSGSCTDIVLDMNEKSRTVELAGGGYELDLRPILTKLPAGNSRNSDALDEEGSMRKESRPRKSFSQSTGVKLRVNSPKIGSRKIQSHARKSVSSGNRSKAAAAKKSFSGSFAVVKASLDPEKDFKESMMEMIVENNIKTSKDLEELLACYLSLNSDEYHALIIKAFQQIWFNLSHLHL, via the coding sequence atggGCAATCACAGGTTTAGGTTATCAGATATGATCCCAAATGCCTGGTTTTACAAGCTTAGAGACATGAGCAGAAAAACAAGAACCTCGAAAACCCAAAACCAAACCTCGTCCAAACCTGGTTTTCGCAACCCCAATGTTTCTCAGCCTAGGCAATCCTATTATTACACCAGAGATTCCGTTGCTAAAGGCTACAAGCTGTACAATTCGCCGGCCAACACAAAATCCTCCGGGAATTCTCACTTTCTTGATCCGCCGAGAAGGTCTTCCCGCCGGCGGTCGAGGAGGAAGACCGTTTACCGGCCTTCTCCGGCTCCGGCAGCCCCTGCTTCTGTGTGTACTTGTGGCGGCGGTAGAGATGGTTGGTCTCCTTTGGCCGAGTTTGACGATTTGCTCCAATCTCCGACGTCGGAGTTCGATTCCGACGCCGGCGAGGTGCCTAAGTCGTTCAACGGGCTAGCTTCTTGGTCGAGCTCCGGCAGCTGCACCGATATAGTCCTGGACATGAACGAGAAATCCCGGACGGTAGAGCTAGCCGGCGGCGGATACGAGCTAGACCTCCGGCCAATTCTCACCAAGCTCCCCGCCGGAAATTCAAGAAACTCTGACGCCTTAGACGAAGAAGGGTCGATGAGGAAAGAGAGTCGACCAAGAAAGTCTTTCTCGCAGTCCACGGGAGTGAAGCTTCGAGTGAATTCTCCCAAGATAGGCAGCCGGAAAATTCAGAGCCATGCCCGGAAAAGCGTGTCGTCGGGAAATCGATCaaaggcggcggcggcgaagaAGAGCTTCTCCGGGAGCTTTGCGGTGGTTAAGGCTTCGTTGGATCCGGAGAAGGATTTCAAAGAATCGATGATGGAGATGATCGTGGAGAACAATATAAAGACTTCAAAGGACTTGGAAGAGCTTCTTGCTTGTTATCTTTCCTTGAATTCTGACGAGTATCATGCCCTCATTATTAAGGCGTTTCAGCAAATTTGGTTCAACCTCTCTCATCTCCATTTGTAA